The Calditerrivibrio sp. genome includes the window TGGGAAAAGATATGTGGATTTTGCCTCTGGTATAGCTGTGACTAATCTTGGCCACTCCAACGAAAAGATAGCTTCTGCTTTGTATAGTCAGGCAAAAACTTTGATTCATACTTCAAATCTTTATAAAAACCCTTTACAGGAAGAGGTTGCAGAGGTTATCTCCAAGCTCAGTTTTGGTGGTAAAGTGTTTTTCTGTAATTCGGGTGCAGAAGCGAATGAGGCTGCATTGAAGTTAGCAAGGATCTATGGGAATAAAAAATTTGGTGGAAAACGTTATAAGGTAATCACAATGTTAAACTCTTTTCATGGCAGAACTTTTGCTACACTTTCTGCGACTGGCCAAGATAAGGTAAAGAAAGGTTTTGAACCTACTCTTAGTCATATTTTCCATATCCCTTTTAATGATATTGGCGCTTTAAAACATGCCATTGATGATGAAACGGTTGCTGTGATGCTTGAGGTGATTCAGGGCGAGGGTGGGGTTATCCCAGCTGATAGATCTTATCTTAAAGCTGTTCGCGATATATGTTCTGAAAAGGATATTTTACTTATATTTGATGAGGTACAAACAGGTATCGGAAGAACTGGCGAGGTTTTTGGTTATCAGGTTTATGGGGTTGAGCCTGATATCTTTACCCTTGCCAAAGCTCTGGGTAACGGTTTCCCTGTTGGAGCTATGGTGGCAAAACCTCAAGTGGCTGAATACTTAAGTCCCGGAACGCATGCTTCCACGTTTGGTGGAAATTACTTAGGTTGTGCGATTGCAAAAACCGTCTTGGAGATAGTTTCTGACGAAGTTTTTTTGTCAACTGTTAGAAAAAAAGGTGAATACTTGATGGAGCAGCTAAAAAAGATTGTATCAGATAAAGCAATGGTCAGAGGTATGGGGATGATGGTGGGTTTGCGATTGGATGATGGAATTTCAATGGCTGATTTCGTTATAAAAGCCAATGAACGTGGCTTACTGACCGTCCCAGCTGGGGATAATACTGTCAGAGTATACCCAGCT containing:
- a CDS encoding aspartate aminotransferase family protein; the encoded protein is MNAVMNTYNRYDIAFIRGEGSYLYDKDGKRYVDFASGIAVTNLGHSNEKIASALYSQAKTLIHTSNLYKNPLQEEVAEVISKLSFGGKVFFCNSGAEANEAALKLARIYGNKKFGGKRYKVITMLNSFHGRTFATLSATGQDKVKKGFEPTLSHIFHIPFNDIGALKHAIDDETVAVMLEVIQGEGGVIPADRSYLKAVRDICSEKDILLIFDEVQTGIGRTGEVFGYQVYGVEPDIFTLAKALGNGFPVGAMVAKPQVAEYLSPGTHASTFGGNYLGCAIAKTVLEIVSDEVFLSTVRKKGEYLMEQLKKIVSDKAMVRGMGMMVGLRLDDGISMADFVIKANERGLLTVPAGDNTVRVYPALNIDYNVIDEGIEILEKIFREI